One window from the genome of Streptomyces sp. NBC_00287 encodes:
- a CDS encoding NAD-dependent epimerase/dehydratase family protein, which yields MRVFVAGGAGMLGRRLVPQLVARGHEVTATTTDAAKLGVLEGLGARGVVMDGLDAMSVGEAVGTARPDVIVHQMTAISGKTDIKHMDRWFATTNRLRTEGTDHLLAAAEATGVPYVVAQSYGAWNGIREGGWIKTEDDPVDPLTGTPAEPVMAAVRHLEEAVVKAGGAALRYGAFYGAGATDDQVALIRKRQFPLVGRGTGYCSWIHLDDAASATVLAVEQRATGVYGIVDDEPAPAAQWLPHLAACAGAKPPMRVPVWLARLLAGDVAVVMMTEGRAFSNAKAKRELGWKLRYPSWREGFREELA from the coding sequence ATGCGGGTGTTCGTGGCAGGCGGGGCCGGGATGCTGGGGCGGCGGCTGGTACCGCAGCTGGTGGCGCGGGGGCATGAGGTGACGGCCACGACGACCGACGCGGCCAAGCTGGGTGTGCTGGAGGGGCTGGGCGCGCGGGGCGTGGTGATGGACGGGCTCGACGCGATGTCGGTCGGTGAGGCCGTGGGTACGGCTCGGCCGGACGTGATCGTGCACCAGATGACCGCGATCTCCGGGAAGACCGACATCAAGCACATGGACCGCTGGTTCGCCACCACCAACCGGCTGCGCACCGAGGGAACGGACCATCTGCTGGCCGCCGCCGAGGCGACCGGAGTCCCGTATGTCGTCGCGCAGAGCTACGGCGCCTGGAACGGCATTCGCGAGGGCGGCTGGATCAAGACCGAGGACGACCCGGTCGACCCGCTCACGGGCACCCCGGCCGAGCCGGTCATGGCGGCGGTCCGACATCTGGAGGAGGCGGTCGTGAAGGCGGGCGGCGCGGCTTTGCGGTACGGCGCGTTCTACGGCGCCGGCGCGACCGACGACCAGGTGGCGCTCATCCGGAAACGGCAGTTCCCGCTGGTCGGGCGGGGCACCGGGTACTGCTCCTGGATCCACCTCGACGACGCGGCGAGCGCGACGGTGCTGGCCGTTGAGCAGCGGGCGACGGGCGTGTACGGCATCGTCGACGACGAACCCGCCCCGGCGGCCCAGTGGCTGCCCCACCTGGCCGCGTGCGCGGGCGCGAAGCCGCCGATGCGGGTACCGGTATGGCTGGCGCGACTGCTGGCCGGGGACGTCGCCGTGGTGATGATGACGGAGGGCCGCGCGTTCTCCAACGCCAAGGCGAAACGGGAGCTGGGGTGGAAGCTGCGGTATCCGTCCTGGCGGGAGGGGTTCAGGGAGGAGCTGGCGTGA